In Drosophila santomea strain STO CAGO 1482 chromosome 3L, Prin_Dsan_1.1, whole genome shotgun sequence, a single window of DNA contains:
- the LOC120447573 gene encoding microfibrillar-associated protein 1 gives MSAAAAAASGIQSTAGAVPMRNEKGELSMQKVKVQRYISGKRPDYARADSSSEESDDDDFIDTKKRLERHKAERHKLELSRRAGSAEGEERAAGEGQDEDDAEVDDPRLRRLRQRPVDMEDMERERRERHRHIHEPEIMESDSEDEEEDEEAQGAIQRGTNKITLASESDTDAELSDTELENRRTKLRSRMLQQQREEEVLQKEDEKQSESSESESSEYEEETESEEDNEPRLKPLFVRKRDRATIQEKEREAQKQKQLEAEAKRAAKERRRATLRMVEESVKKDLEKTKPETNEACIEDVCTDDENDEVEYEAWKLRELKRMKRDREERDNVEREKLDIDRMRNMTEEERRQELRQNPKVVTNKATKGKYKFLQKYYHRGAFYLDEENDVLKRDFAQATLEDHFDKTILPKVMQVKNFGRCGRTKYTHLVDQDTTKFDSPWYAESSSNIKFHNERAGGMRQQFDKPTGSKRKKME, from the exons ATGAgtgcagccgccgccgccgcttcTGGAATCCAGAGCACAGCGGGCGCCGTTCCCATGCGCAATGAGAAGG GTGAATTGTCCATGCAAAAGGTAAAGGTGCAGCGGTACATATCCGGAAAGCGACCTGACTACGCCCGTGCGGACTCCAGTTCGGAGGAGAGCGACGACGATGACTTTATTGACACCAAGAAGCGTCTGGAGCGCCACAAGGCGGAACGGCATAAGCTGGAGCTCTCCCGTCGAGCAGGCAGCGCGGAGGGTGAGGAGCGGGCGGCGGGTGAGGGCCAGGACGAGGACGATGCCGAGGTGGACGATCCCCGCCTGCGAAGATTGCGACAAAGACCCGTGGACATGGAGGACATGGAACGTGAGCGGAGGGAGCGCCACCGACACATCCACGAACCGGAAATCATGGAGAGCGACagcgaggacgaggaggaagACGAGGAAGCACAGGGAGCCATTCAGCGAGGCACCAACAAGATCACACTGGCATCCGAATCCGACACGGATGCCGAGCTCAGCGACACAGAGCTGGAGAACCGGCGCACCAAACTGAGATCCCGgatgctgcagcaacagcgcGAAGAAGAGGTGCTTCAGAAAGAAGATGAGAAACAGTCGGAATCCTCCGAATCAGAAAGCTCCGAGTACGAAGAGGAGACCGAAAGCGAGGAGGACAACGAGCCCCGCCTGAAACCTCTCTTCGTTCGAAAGAGAGATCGTGCCACCATCCAGGAGAAGGAGCGAGAGGCgcagaagcaaaagcagctGGAGGCGGAGGCCAAGCGGGCAGCCAAGGAGCGAAGAAGGGCCACCCTGCGAATGGTCGAGGAGAGCGTCAAAAAAGATCTGGAGAAGACCAAGCCGGAGACCAATGAGGCCTGCATCGAGGACGTGTGCACGGATGACGAGAACGACGAGGTGGAGTACGAGGCCTGGAAGCTGCGTGAGCTAAAGAGAATGAAGCGGGATCGCGAGGAGCGTGATAA CGTCGAACGCGAGAAGCTGGATATTGATCGCATGCGCAACATGACCGAAGAGGAGCGACGCCAGGAGCTGCGCCAGAACCCCAAGGTGGTCACCAACAAGGCCACCAAGGGCAAGTACAAGTTCCTGCAGAAGTACTATCATCGTGGTGCCTTCTACCTGGATGAGGAGAACGATGTCCTTAAGCGCGACTTCGCCCAGGCCACGCTAGAGGATCACTTCGACAAGACCATCCTGCCCAAGGTGATGCAGGTGAAGAACTTCGGTCGCTGTGGCCGCACTAAGTACACGCATTTAGTGGACCAGGACACCACCAAGTTCGACTCGCCCTGGTACGCCGAGTCATCCAGCAACATCAAGTTTCACAACGAACGCGCCGGCGGCATGAGGCAGCAGTTTGACAAGCCCACCGGCTCGAAGCGAAAAAAGATGGAGTAG